A region from the Triticum urartu cultivar G1812 chromosome 1, Tu2.1, whole genome shotgun sequence genome encodes:
- the LOC125522860 gene encoding swi5-dependent recombination DNA repair protein 1 homolog isoform X2, which yields MSPPSSLEEEAPSSPEEQERPPSPVVATREALKMSNEHPLSRPMLPVATTPEPSSPLTSPPSSPSTSPQDNLPPPPPILPEDHQPSPRPTLRK from the exons ATGTCGCCGCCAAGTTCGCTGGAGGAAGAAGCGCCGAGTTCGCCGGAGGAACAAGAACGCCCGCCGAGTCCTGTGGTGGCTACACGAGAG GCCCTTAAGATGAGTAATGAACATCCGTTGAGCCGTCCAATGTTGCCTGTGGCAACTACACCGGAG CCATCGTCTCCTTTGACTTCACCGCCATCGTCTCCATCGACTTCGCCGCAAGACAATCTGCCACCGCCTCCGCCGATTTTGCCGGAAGACCATCAGCCGTCGCCTAGACCTACTTTGAG AAAATAG
- the LOC125522860 gene encoding arp2/3 complex-activating protein rickA-like isoform X1, producing the protein MGAATDEAEEKADAVGLLHGYSRGGGEGGRRGRSWRMALKMSNEHPLSRPMLPVATTPEPSSPLTSPPSSPSTSPQDNLPPPPPILPEDHQPSPRPTLRK; encoded by the exons ATGGGTGCGGCTACagacgaggcggaggagaaggcgGACGCCGTGGGCTTGCTGCATGGCTACAgccgaggcggaggagaaggtgGACGCCGTGGGCGTTCATGGAGGATG GCCCTTAAGATGAGTAATGAACATCCGTTGAGCCGTCCAATGTTGCCTGTGGCAACTACACCGGAG CCATCGTCTCCTTTGACTTCACCGCCATCGTCTCCATCGACTTCGCCGCAAGACAATCTGCCACCGCCTCCGCCGATTTTGCCGGAAGACCATCAGCCGTCGCCTAGACCTACTTTGAG AAAATAG